A stretch of the Chlamydia pecorum E58 genome encodes the following:
- a CDS encoding NAD(P)/FAD-dependent oxidoreductase, producing the protein MRVAVLGAGYAGLSVTWHLLLHTQGTTTIDLFDPIPIGQGASGMSSGLLHAFTGKKALKPPYADLGLLTTHSLITEASKALNLPIVLSRGILRPAKDDEQAEIFMKRAEEFPKEVEWWEKARCEITLPSMVVPSNLGALFIKNGVTINNNAYIDGLWDACASLGTQFYDELIEQLSDIEEFYDHIIVTPGANADLLPELQALPLTKVKGQLLEISWPLDLAMPSFSINAQKYMVSNLESRTCIVGATFEHNQPENSPDLDTAYQEIMPPIISLFPGLQNAQILNCYAGMRSSSSTRLPIIARLKEKLWFLGGLGSKGLLYHGLTGDMLAKAVLKSSTSYIAQEFLFTPQQAK; encoded by the coding sequence ATGCGCGTAGCTGTTTTAGGAGCTGGATACGCAGGACTTTCAGTAACTTGGCATCTTCTCCTTCACACCCAAGGAACAACAACCATAGACCTTTTTGATCCTATTCCTATTGGTCAAGGAGCTTCGGGGATGTCTTCGGGACTTCTTCATGCGTTTACAGGGAAAAAAGCTCTTAAGCCCCCCTATGCTGACCTGGGGCTCCTTACTACCCATAGTCTCATTACTGAAGCTAGTAAAGCTCTAAATCTCCCTATAGTCCTATCCCGAGGGATCCTTAGGCCCGCGAAAGATGATGAACAAGCAGAGATTTTTATGAAGCGCGCAGAGGAGTTTCCTAAAGAAGTAGAATGGTGGGAGAAAGCCCGCTGTGAAATCACCCTTCCTAGTATGGTAGTTCCTTCGAATTTAGGAGCTCTTTTTATCAAAAACGGCGTCACCATAAATAATAATGCCTATATCGATGGTCTCTGGGATGCCTGCGCTAGCCTTGGCACGCAATTTTATGATGAACTTATCGAGCAACTCTCAGATATTGAAGAGTTTTATGATCATATTATTGTGACTCCTGGAGCCAATGCCGATCTCCTTCCAGAGCTCCAGGCTCTCCCCTTAACAAAGGTCAAAGGACAACTATTAGAGATTAGCTGGCCTCTAGATCTTGCCATGCCTTCGTTTAGCATCAATGCACAAAAATATATGGTAAGTAATCTTGAGAGTCGCACGTGTATTGTTGGAGCGACCTTTGAACACAATCAGCCAGAAAACTCTCCTGATTTAGACACCGCCTATCAGGAAATCATGCCTCCGATAATTTCACTATTCCCAGGCCTTCAAAATGCACAAATTCTGAACTGCTACGCAGGGATGCGTTCTTCTAGCTCCACACGTCTTCCAATCATCGCAAGATTGAAAGAAAAGCTATGGTTTCTCGGAGGGCTAGGTTCTAAAGGGCTACTCTACCACGGTCTTACTGGGGATATGCTTGCCAAAGCTGTCCTTAAAAGTTCAACGAGCTATATTGCCCAAGAGTTCTTATTTACTCCTCAGCAGGCAAAGTAA